The following are encoded in a window of Phycisphaerae bacterium genomic DNA:
- a CDS encoding sigma-54-dependent Fis family transcriptional regulator — MARVLLVDHTASWKTPVLKALGSGVAVDDVGSVGQLTELLANHTYAVAILASGASPEGKETTGLDLETARSIHRVQVCCRLLFLVDRDLDLETSCQAVRLGAAGFVEAGGPDAVEEIHRKVIDLLSHWQRERDQSFPSGAAEVLDQTGIATQSENMLRLLAQARKAANVCDAPIVIEGESGTGKQLLAEAIHRMDPKRSGRPFVSVNCAAITGTLAESALFGHRKGAFTGATEDRKGYFRTADGGTLMLDEISELDPALQPKLLRVLQEGRVLPVGDDREYPIDVRVITASNKPLAEQVVAGRFRLDLYQRLNVIRLRVPALRERLQDIPLLVAHFLEKYAGYYGGRIEAVDPAVYRVLQRAVGEGNVRELENIVRQTLAFKTSGSSLTLADLPEQVLEQAEQPTGGHMPADLASYIAAMLEKGPLDLDQFLTDCEQQVLETAISRFGLKGMRLASHLHLNRRTLYHKLRRHQLIGPS; from the coding sequence CGAGCTTCTGGCCAATCACACGTACGCAGTGGCCATCTTGGCCTCCGGTGCTTCTCCGGAAGGGAAAGAAACAACAGGCCTGGACCTTGAGACCGCGAGGTCCATTCACAGGGTCCAGGTCTGTTGTCGTCTGCTGTTTCTGGTCGATCGTGATCTTGACCTCGAAACGAGTTGTCAGGCGGTTCGGCTTGGAGCAGCGGGCTTTGTCGAGGCGGGTGGTCCGGACGCCGTAGAAGAGATCCATCGGAAAGTCATCGACCTGTTGTCGCACTGGCAGCGCGAGCGGGATCAGAGTTTCCCGTCGGGCGCCGCCGAGGTGCTCGATCAGACGGGCATTGCGACACAGTCGGAGAATATGCTCAGGTTGCTGGCCCAGGCCCGGAAAGCAGCCAATGTCTGTGACGCCCCGATCGTCATCGAAGGCGAGTCGGGGACTGGAAAACAGTTACTGGCCGAAGCGATCCACCGCATGGATCCGAAACGCTCCGGTCGGCCGTTTGTCTCGGTCAACTGTGCCGCGATCACCGGCACGCTGGCTGAGAGCGCCCTATTCGGCCACCGGAAAGGCGCCTTTACCGGCGCAACCGAGGACCGCAAGGGCTATTTCCGTACGGCGGACGGCGGGACCTTGATGCTCGATGAGATTTCCGAGCTGGACCCGGCCCTTCAGCCGAAGCTGTTGCGGGTTCTGCAGGAAGGCAGGGTGCTTCCGGTAGGGGATGATCGGGAATACCCGATCGACGTCCGGGTGATCACTGCTTCGAACAAGCCGCTGGCAGAACAGGTGGTTGCGGGGCGATTTCGCCTGGATCTGTACCAGCGGCTCAACGTGATCCGTCTGCGGGTGCCGGCGCTGCGCGAGCGGCTGCAGGACATTCCGCTTTTGGTCGCCCATTTTCTGGAGAAGTACGCCGGATACTACGGCGGCCGGATCGAGGCCGTGGACCCGGCGGTCTATCGCGTCCTTCAGCGGGCGGTAGGGGAGGGGAACGTCCGCGAACTCGAGAACATCGTGCGTCAGACGCTGGCGTTCAAGACCTCCGGTTCGAGCCTGACCCTCGCCGATCTGCCCGAGCAGGTGCTCGAACAGGCTGAGCAGCCGACCGGCGGGCACATGCCCGCCGACCTCGCCTCTTACATCGCAGCCATGCTGGAAAAGGGGCCGCTCGATCTGGATCAGTTCCTGACCGACTGCGAGCAGCAGGTGCTCGAGACGGCGATTTCGCGGTTCGGCCTGAAAGGCATGCGGCTGGCTTCGCACCTGCACCTGAATCGGCGGACGCTGTATCACAAGCTCCGCCGGCATCAGCTTATCGGACCTTCCTGA
- the mnmA gene encoding tRNA 2-thiouridine(34) synthase MnmA, giving the protein MSASGKVVVALSGGVDSAVACAELKSAGHEVLAVFVRMTAPDQPARSSVKGHLADVQRIAKLLDVELHVVDYSWDLSQIIEYFKYEYAHGRTPNPCAKCNAVLKFGRLLAFSRQLGAAWLATGHYARMVDVEGHWRLGRGRAVEKDQSYVLFGIRRADLPSIRLPNGEMASKDAVRQRARELDLPVHDKEDSQEICFVPNDDYAAFLARYQTELNQPGPIVDMEGRVIGEHEGVFRYTIGQRRGLKVAAGEPIYVVRIDPLTNTVVTGPREALAATHLVARDLNWHIDPAQLPSRALAQIRSTHKAAPAGLELIGADRLRVTFDQPQFAVTPGQAVVLYQDDLVLGGGWIRTDE; this is encoded by the coding sequence ATGAGTGCAAGCGGAAAGGTTGTGGTTGCCCTTAGTGGGGGAGTCGACAGCGCGGTTGCCTGCGCGGAGCTGAAGTCCGCTGGGCATGAGGTGCTGGCGGTGTTCGTGCGGATGACCGCGCCGGATCAGCCGGCCCGCAGCAGCGTCAAGGGGCATCTGGCCGACGTTCAGCGGATCGCCAAGCTGCTCGACGTCGAGCTCCACGTGGTCGATTACAGTTGGGATCTGTCGCAGATCATCGAGTACTTCAAGTACGAGTACGCGCACGGCCGCACGCCCAACCCGTGCGCCAAGTGCAACGCGGTGCTCAAGTTCGGGCGGCTTCTGGCGTTCAGCCGTCAACTCGGGGCCGCCTGGCTGGCGACCGGCCACTATGCCCGGATGGTCGACGTTGAAGGCCATTGGCGGCTGGGCCGCGGGCGGGCCGTCGAGAAGGACCAGTCATACGTGCTGTTCGGCATTCGGCGGGCCGACCTGCCGAGCATCCGGCTGCCCAACGGCGAAATGGCTTCGAAGGATGCGGTGCGACAGCGGGCTCGCGAACTCGATTTGCCCGTGCACGACAAGGAGGACAGCCAGGAGATTTGCTTCGTGCCGAACGATGACTATGCCGCATTCCTCGCCCGCTATCAGACTGAGCTGAATCAGCCGGGTCCAATCGTGGACATGGAAGGGCGGGTGATCGGGGAGCACGAGGGCGTGTTTCGCTATACGATCGGCCAGCGGCGCGGCTTGAAGGTGGCGGCGGGCGAGCCGATCTACGTGGTCCGGATCGATCCGCTGACCAACACGGTGGTGACCGGTCCTCGCGAGGCGCTGGCCGCCACGCATCTCGTCGCCCGCGATCTGAACTGGCACATCGACCCGGCCCAGCTTCCGTCGCGGGCGCTGGCGCAGATTCGCTCTACGCACAAGGCGGCTCCGGCTGGGCTGGAGCTGATCGGGGCCGACCGGCTGCGCGTGACGTTCGATCAGCCGCAGTTCGCGGTCACGCCGGGCCAGGCCGTCGTTCTCTATCAGGATGACCTGGTTCTGGGCGGCGGGTGGATACGCACCGATGAGTGA
- a CDS encoding glycosyltransferase family 9 protein: protein MSERAGLLVHHAAIGDFLIALRLTECFAGVRWTVLSRSTLGRLAWSLGAAEAFEDFDAGDWYRLFGPDPRPNSSVVDFVAHFEIVLNVVAGPGETFSRNLDRLCRGCVHHVDPRLPEGFGGHCWQHLAGQIADCHTAALPASAFGLRPACIALAADSRDTVVIHPGASSAAKRWPLANFVRLADRLRQEGMTPSFLLGEVEQEQFSSAEIESLRRSDTVMTGLDLPNAAAVLHRCRAYVGNDSGISHLAAAVGAPTITVFTATNPRNWRPLGRAVHVIDTRASETTEATLNRIVSIAAAVDRRG, encoded by the coding sequence ATGAGTGAACGGGCGGGTCTGCTTGTTCACCACGCCGCGATCGGGGATTTCCTGATCGCTTTGCGTCTGACGGAGTGCTTTGCCGGCGTGCGCTGGACGGTCCTGTCGCGTTCGACTCTCGGGCGGCTGGCATGGTCGCTCGGCGCGGCTGAGGCGTTTGAGGATTTTGACGCGGGCGATTGGTACAGGCTCTTTGGCCCCGATCCGCGGCCCAATTCCTCAGTCGTCGATTTCGTCGCTCATTTCGAGATCGTGCTTAACGTCGTCGCCGGCCCCGGCGAGACCTTTTCTCGCAACCTTGACCGCCTTTGCCGCGGCTGCGTCCACCATGTCGATCCCAGACTTCCCGAGGGCTTTGGCGGCCATTGCTGGCAGCATCTGGCGGGCCAGATTGCGGATTGCCACACAGCCGCGCTTCCGGCGAGCGCGTTTGGCCTTCGTCCGGCGTGCATTGCCTTGGCCGCTGACTCGCGAGACACCGTTGTCATCCATCCGGGCGCGTCATCGGCCGCCAAGCGCTGGCCGTTGGCCAACTTCGTGCGTCTTGCGGATCGGCTGCGGCAAGAGGGGATGACGCCGTCGTTTCTTCTCGGCGAAGTCGAACAGGAGCAGTTTTCATCGGCAGAGATCGAATCCCTTCGGCGGAGCGATACGGTAATGACCGGCCTGGATCTGCCGAACGCAGCCGCCGTTCTTCACCGATGCCGCGCCTACGTCGGCAACGACAGCGGCATCAGCCATCTGGCCGCGGCGGTAGGGGCGCCGACCATTACCGTCTTTACCGCGACCAATCCGCGGAACTGGCGGCCTCTTGGCCGCGCCGTCCATGTCATCGACACCCGCGCCTCCGAGACCACGGAGGCCACTCTCAACCGGATCGTGTCGATAGCCGCTGCGGTTGATCGCCGAGGCTGA
- the rpsB gene encoding 30S ribosomal protein S2, giving the protein MASELVRELLDAGIHFGHRVSRWNPKMQPYIFGKRNMIHIVDIKETYRGLLRAKKFLTRLVAEGGDVVFVGTKRQAKNIVEAHAKRCNMHYVTERWLGGTLTNFQTVRSRLARLEELERLEDTGELQNYSKKMISTLQREKKKIKRNLEGVRRMNKLPAVMVIFDTGYEHIAVHEARKLKVPTVGLIDTDGDPAFTDIPIPGNDDSMRGIEIIMRELADAVLEGMAARPEEQPGMEGQGEEGGSRPGRPRPRRRPPERTAPAASEPAPPPPQQAAPAGPSPSPSQSQVSPEAPEQGEPQSS; this is encoded by the coding sequence TTGGCCAGTGAACTAGTGCGAGAACTGCTCGACGCAGGAATTCATTTCGGGCACCGGGTGAGCCGGTGGAACCCGAAGATGCAGCCCTATATCTTCGGCAAGCGGAACATGATCCACATTGTGGACATCAAGGAGACGTACAGGGGGCTGCTGCGGGCCAAGAAGTTCCTCACGCGGCTGGTCGCCGAGGGCGGCGACGTGGTGTTTGTGGGGACGAAGCGCCAGGCCAAGAACATCGTCGAGGCCCACGCCAAACGGTGCAACATGCACTATGTGACGGAGCGCTGGCTGGGCGGCACGCTGACCAACTTCCAGACCGTCCGCTCGCGTCTGGCCCGTCTCGAAGAGCTGGAACGGCTCGAGGATACCGGCGAGCTCCAGAACTACAGCAAGAAGATGATCTCGACGCTCCAGCGGGAGAAGAAGAAGATCAAGCGGAACCTGGAGGGCGTTCGCCGGATGAACAAGCTTCCGGCGGTGATGGTCATCTTTGACACCGGCTACGAGCACATCGCGGTGCACGAGGCCCGGAAGCTCAAGGTTCCGACCGTCGGTTTGATCGACACCGACGGCGATCCGGCGTTCACGGACATCCCGATTCCCGGCAACGACGACTCGATGCGGGGTATCGAGATCATCATGCGTGAACTGGCCGATGCGGTTCTCGAGGGTATGGCCGCGCGTCCGGAAGAGCAGCCGGGCATGGAAGGGCAAGGCGAAGAAGGCGGTTCGCGACCCGGTCGTCCGCGTCCGCGGCGTCGTCCTCCGGAGCGGACGGCTCCGGCCGCGAGCGAACCCGCGCCGCCGCCACCGCAGCAGGCTGCGCCCGCCGGTCCGTCGCCGTCGCCTTCGCAATCCCAGGTATCGCCCGAGGCGCCTGAGCAGGGCGAACCGCAGAGCTCGTAA